The Papaver somniferum cultivar HN1 chromosome 3, ASM357369v1, whole genome shotgun sequence genome includes a region encoding these proteins:
- the LOC113360386 gene encoding uncharacterized protein LOC113360386 gives MSKCCFSQPQLEYLGHLITSDVAADPEKSAAMQNWPQPSNLKQLSGFLGLTGYHRRFIKGYGTISKPLTYMLKNDSFTWSSAILQAFVTLKQVMTTAPFLALPNFSLPF, from the coding sequence atgagTAAATGCTGTTTTTCTCAACCACAACTAGAATATCTCGGTCATCTGATTACTTCTGATGTTGCTGCTGATCCCGAGAAAAGTGCTGCTATGCAGAATTGGCCTCAACCCTCAAATTTGAAGCAGCTGAGTGGGTTTTTGGGTCTCACTGGGTATCATAGAAGATTTATTAAAGGATATGGCACTATTAGCAAGCCTCTCACATACATGCTAAAAAATGATTCCTTCACTTGGTCTTCTGCTATATTACAAGCCTTTGTGACACTCAAACAGGTTATGACTACTGCTCCATTTTTGGCATTACCAAATTTTTCATTAccattttga